One genomic segment of Microcella indica includes these proteins:
- a CDS encoding serine/threonine-protein kinase, with product MVRRRPSDPPILPGFSHVRVLGSGGFADVFLYEQNMPRRQVAVKVLLSDVVTEHVRQMFQVEANLMAQLSSHPSILTVYQASISADGRPYLVMELCSAQLATRYRAERIPVAEVLGIGVRIGGAIETAHRQGVLHRDIKPSNIMLTAYGHPVLSDFGIASSLSAASTQESVGMSIPWSAPEVLLDETTGSVQSEVWSLAATLYTLLAGRSPFEVVDGSNASEALIGRISRARVPALDRDDVPESLEAVLRRAMNRAPARRHSTVLELVRDLQRIEAELGLTPTQADVAMDDWAIASAGNPHDRTIVRAAAGKPAGGTRGRRLRRRRAVAAAVSEPEGASPRTAGARRARQSRMIAAALLVIAIVVVGLGATATLSALQAADGGLPRVSNVEAERSGSTIIFSWNDPGLSEGDAYQVRVDGGATTLQRTAEFAVAVVEGDTVCVTVSVAREGRVGAPSDEKCAVAE from the coding sequence ATGGTTCGACGTCGACCGTCCGACCCTCCGATCCTGCCCGGGTTCAGCCACGTGCGCGTACTCGGCTCGGGTGGCTTCGCCGATGTCTTCCTGTACGAGCAGAACATGCCCAGGAGGCAGGTCGCCGTGAAGGTGCTGCTCTCGGACGTCGTGACGGAGCATGTGCGGCAGATGTTCCAGGTCGAGGCGAACCTCATGGCGCAGCTCTCGAGCCACCCGAGCATCCTCACCGTCTACCAGGCCAGCATCTCCGCCGACGGCCGGCCGTACCTCGTCATGGAGCTGTGCTCGGCGCAGCTCGCCACCCGGTATCGCGCCGAGCGCATTCCCGTGGCCGAGGTGCTCGGCATCGGGGTGCGCATCGGCGGCGCGATCGAGACCGCGCATCGCCAGGGCGTCCTGCACCGCGACATCAAGCCCTCCAACATCATGCTCACCGCCTACGGCCACCCCGTGCTGAGCGACTTCGGCATCGCCTCCTCGCTCAGCGCCGCCTCCACGCAGGAGAGCGTGGGAATGTCGATTCCATGGTCGGCTCCCGAGGTGCTGCTCGACGAGACGACCGGCTCGGTGCAGAGCGAGGTCTGGTCGCTCGCCGCGACGCTCTACACGCTCCTGGCGGGCCGCTCGCCCTTCGAGGTCGTGGACGGCTCGAACGCCTCCGAGGCTCTCATCGGTCGCATCAGTCGGGCACGCGTGCCCGCCCTCGACCGCGACGACGTGCCGGAGTCGCTCGAGGCAGTGCTGCGGCGCGCGATGAACCGGGCCCCGGCGCGACGCCACTCGACCGTGCTGGAGCTCGTGCGCGACCTCCAGCGCATCGAGGCGGAGCTCGGTCTCACGCCCACGCAGGCCGACGTCGCGATGGATGACTGGGCGATCGCGAGTGCGGGCAACCCCCATGACCGCACGATCGTGCGAGCGGCGGCGGGCAAGCCTGCCGGGGGTACGCGCGGTCGCCGCCTGCGTCGGCGTCGAGCTGTCGCCGCAGCCGTCTCCGAGCCGGAAGGCGCCTCACCGCGCACCGCGGGGGCACGGCGCGCGCGCCAGTCGCGCATGATCGCGGCGGCGCTGCTCGTCATCGCGATCGTCGTGGTCGGCCTCGGCGCCACCGCGACGCTCTCGGCGCTCCAGGCTGCCGACGGCGGTCTGCCGCGGGTGAGCAACGTCGAGGCAGAGCGCTCGGGGTCGACCATCATCTTCTCCTGGAACGACCCGGGCCTGTCCGAGGGAGACGCGTATCAGGTGCGGGTCGACGGTGGTGCCACGACCCTGCAGCGCACCGCCGAGTTCGCGGTCGCCGTCGTCGAGGGCGACACCGTGTGCGTCACCGTGAGCGTCGCGCGCGAGGGGCGCGTGGGCGCGCCGAGCGACGAGAAGTGCGCGGTCGCGGAGTGA
- a CDS encoding Ig-like domain-containing protein, whose product MRLRVPVRRSTLITGVGASLVAALVATLAVIAPGFETQRVDLDDGSLWIASGERQTVGRANLQIGLLDSVVESGGSQLDILQDNDEVIVVDAVNATADILDVARSEVRETVPLPPDGASVRAVADSMVVHSASTGETWVVPRLGFDEFDAASSASFVFGAGSALAEEEGYGVVVVAPEAGEVYRLLPDRTDRVEQTWAIDIDASADAAITIVGDSWVVLDRDERVLITADRRIPLDGVVPPGSTLALPAPTPQGPGLLLAHDGGLVEVLLDSGESRSLAADRSGAPASPVRVGECSYAAWTDGSAWRRCGSVADALALQGMSPAALLRFEVRDDRLVLSDAASGSAWAVQSNGALIDNWDELIVQDEDEREEQLDDLDVPPELERVQAPPVAVDDEFGARPGRSTVLPVLLNDSDPNGDVLAISAVTPIEPGIGRIDLVSEGQQLQLTLEPSAAGQIEFDYTITDGRGGADSARVTVSVRSPDQNAPPVQVRASRTTVAQGGTTTAAVLGEWYDPDGDPIYLESAFALAPDTATFRPDGRVTFSEAGGAGEVRAVALSVSDGTASSSGELAVTVRPSGQVPIIAEPFMVLAYADQEVRVEPLIHVRGGSGTIRLSAVPDKAGATITTSLDRGTFRFRSTEVRTHYLEYVVTDGATTATGLVRIDVAAPPESGLAPITVPKTAFVRTLSNSTVAVATTDIDPTGGVLIVTGIVDVPSGSGIRAEIIDQRDVRVTLTRPLDTPQSIRYRISNGASESVGTITVIEIPRPDRQQPPIAVDDSISVRVGDAVSIPVLDNDEHPDNEPITLAPDLISGLDGESGLLFVAGDRLRYLAPDQPGDFTAVYEVLGPLGQERAQATVSIRVREANEATNEAPVTSTVTARVIAGDTVRIRIPVDTMDPDGDSVQLIGPETSPERGSIVESGQDYIDYEAGSYSAGTDSFRYTVVDALGARASGTIRVGISPRLEGARNPVANDDAVVVRPGVTVLVPVLDNDTDPDGSPLAVVGVEPNDPALDAEVVEGRFVRVTPPTAQGTYGLVYTIENPLAGRSQAFVTVTVDPDAPLTPPVARDTVLSLTDILEQESVAVDVLARVFFSEGETADLGLELVPGYESGAVIQPDRRILVEVREERQIIPFQVVHPDDPAVRSTAFVWVPGTDDALPQLDRRAERIEVVSEESILIDINDYVIAVGGQPVRLTDTATVQASRSNGEDPVVDEDTLRFTSSDLYFGPASLSFEVTDGDSATDPDGRVATIVLPITVTPRENQPPVLVGARIELEPGQEAELDLVRVTSYPYPDDIDELAYGIIDGPTPGLEADLLGQRLRVSVPASTPRGTTTGVTLSVRDDAAPGTPGRIQVSVVPSTRPLAAPATDAAIAPRGETTIIDVLANDQATNPFPGQPLSVVGVRGLDGGLPAGVQIEPVNDGQSLAVTVGDSAAPIDTNLEYQVADATDDPERYVWGSVRISVQDVPDPVTNLRVQSYGDRQLTLAWAPGSSNNAPIEGFEATVTTVESGSSTVVTCATSPCTVPTEGNGSSNRVRVSVVAVNAQGDSDPTSLADPVWSDLVPPAPSLLGVAPLDGGLRIGWTKPDQSAGASPIRSYRITVGSVSRTQTVSASDAVGTEYWLNVVDAGALANGTSYSVSVSARNDAFGALTSWNSAQTTGTPAGPPIPTAAPTASGSTSGMGIDDHEVTVAWPSAFAGNGRSVQAYYVWLDDSGSAPACTVTGVSEGSPSHSAPAGVRVLDAGTSSTVFTGLSAGTEYRAVVYAYNGQGCTASVEVTAVPRATPSQVVAASITPGVETDTGRWNSRVTGVTTEGGDPVDRVRYRLVGEGVDPAESAPLELPIALTAGSTHYGAVLQVQFSGCRVYPEITVCGEWSEAVPLETAVRIDATAEFADISTGPPDRSVDVTWSTITPGAAYTAVQYECLGGEVTTDPDAPGQCTITAAAPDDPRLVITVTVGSTIYTREYRP is encoded by the coding sequence ATGCGACTGAGAGTGCCGGTTCGACGCTCGACCCTCATCACCGGGGTCGGCGCATCCCTCGTCGCCGCGCTCGTCGCGACGCTCGCCGTCATCGCCCCCGGTTTCGAGACCCAGCGCGTCGACCTCGACGACGGCTCTCTGTGGATCGCGAGCGGTGAGCGCCAGACGGTGGGTCGCGCCAACCTGCAGATCGGCCTTCTCGACTCCGTCGTCGAGAGCGGCGGGTCGCAGCTCGACATCCTGCAGGACAACGACGAGGTGATCGTCGTGGACGCGGTGAACGCGACGGCCGACATCCTCGACGTCGCCAGGTCCGAGGTGCGCGAGACGGTGCCGCTGCCGCCGGACGGCGCCTCGGTGCGCGCGGTCGCGGATTCCATGGTCGTGCACAGTGCGAGCACCGGGGAGACCTGGGTCGTTCCCCGCCTCGGCTTCGACGAGTTCGATGCCGCCTCGAGCGCGTCGTTCGTGTTCGGCGCTGGATCGGCGCTCGCCGAGGAGGAGGGGTACGGCGTCGTCGTCGTGGCTCCGGAGGCGGGAGAGGTCTACCGCCTTCTGCCCGATCGCACCGATCGGGTCGAGCAGACCTGGGCGATCGACATCGACGCATCCGCTGACGCCGCGATCACGATCGTCGGAGACTCGTGGGTCGTGCTGGATCGCGACGAGCGGGTGCTCATCACGGCGGATCGCCGCATCCCTCTCGATGGCGTCGTGCCGCCGGGGTCGACCCTCGCACTGCCGGCGCCGACGCCGCAGGGCCCGGGGCTTCTGCTCGCGCACGACGGCGGCCTGGTCGAGGTGCTGCTCGACTCGGGCGAGTCGCGCTCGCTCGCGGCCGACCGATCCGGTGCTCCTGCCTCGCCCGTGAGGGTGGGCGAGTGCTCCTATGCCGCGTGGACGGATGGCAGCGCCTGGCGGCGCTGCGGCTCGGTGGCCGATGCGCTCGCCCTGCAGGGGATGAGCCCCGCCGCCTTGCTGCGGTTCGAGGTGCGCGACGACCGTCTCGTGCTGAGCGACGCGGCCTCCGGCTCGGCGTGGGCGGTGCAGTCGAACGGCGCGCTCATCGACAACTGGGACGAGCTCATCGTGCAGGACGAGGACGAGCGCGAAGAGCAGCTCGACGACCTCGATGTGCCCCCGGAGCTCGAGCGCGTGCAGGCTCCGCCCGTCGCCGTGGACGACGAGTTCGGGGCCCGCCCCGGACGCTCGACCGTGCTGCCGGTTCTGCTCAACGACAGCGACCCGAACGGCGACGTCCTCGCGATCAGCGCCGTCACGCCGATCGAGCCGGGCATCGGGCGCATCGATCTCGTATCGGAGGGGCAGCAGCTCCAACTCACCCTCGAGCCCTCGGCCGCGGGGCAGATCGAGTTCGACTACACGATCACCGACGGCCGCGGCGGCGCCGACTCGGCGCGAGTGACGGTCAGCGTGCGGTCTCCGGATCAGAACGCTCCGCCCGTGCAGGTGCGTGCCTCCCGCACGACCGTCGCGCAAGGGGGCACGACGACCGCGGCCGTGCTCGGGGAATGGTACGACCCGGACGGCGACCCGATCTACCTCGAGTCGGCCTTCGCACTCGCTCCCGACACGGCGACCTTCCGGCCGGACGGCCGGGTGACCTTCTCGGAGGCGGGCGGGGCCGGCGAGGTGCGCGCGGTCGCGCTCTCCGTCTCCGACGGCACTGCGTCGAGCTCGGGCGAGCTCGCGGTGACGGTGCGCCCCTCCGGTCAGGTGCCCATCATCGCGGAGCCCTTCATGGTGCTCGCGTACGCCGATCAGGAGGTGCGCGTCGAGCCTCTCATCCACGTGCGAGGAGGCTCCGGCACCATCCGGCTCAGCGCGGTGCCCGACAAGGCGGGCGCGACGATCACGACGAGCCTCGACCGCGGCACCTTCCGGTTCCGCAGCACCGAGGTGCGCACCCACTACCTCGAGTACGTGGTCACCGACGGCGCGACGACGGCGACGGGGCTCGTGCGCATCGACGTCGCCGCGCCGCCCGAATCAGGCTTAGCGCCCATCACCGTTCCGAAGACCGCCTTCGTGCGCACCCTCAGCAACAGCACGGTCGCCGTCGCGACGACCGACATCGACCCGACGGGCGGCGTCCTCATCGTCACGGGCATCGTCGACGTGCCCTCCGGGTCGGGCATCCGTGCCGAGATCATCGACCAGCGCGACGTGCGCGTCACCCTCACGCGTCCGCTCGACACGCCGCAGAGCATCCGCTATCGCATCAGCAACGGCGCCTCAGAGTCGGTCGGCACGATCACGGTCATCGAGATTCCCCGCCCCGACCGCCAGCAGCCCCCGATCGCGGTCGACGACAGCATCTCGGTGCGCGTCGGCGACGCGGTGTCGATTCCCGTGCTCGACAACGACGAGCATCCCGACAATGAGCCCATCACGCTCGCCCCCGACCTCATCAGCGGCCTCGACGGCGAATCGGGCCTGCTGTTCGTCGCGGGCGACCGGCTCCGCTACCTCGCTCCCGACCAGCCCGGCGACTTCACCGCCGTGTACGAGGTGCTCGGCCCGCTCGGTCAGGAGCGCGCGCAGGCGACCGTCAGCATCCGAGTGCGGGAGGCGAACGAGGCCACCAACGAGGCTCCCGTCACGAGCACGGTGACCGCGCGCGTCATCGCGGGCGACACCGTCCGCATCCGCATCCCCGTCGACACCATGGACCCGGATGGCGACTCGGTGCAGCTGATCGGCCCGGAGACGAGTCCCGAGCGCGGCTCGATCGTCGAGAGCGGGCAGGACTACATCGACTACGAGGCCGGCAGCTACTCCGCGGGCACCGACAGCTTCCGGTACACCGTCGTCGACGCGCTCGGCGCTCGGGCGAGCGGCACGATCCGGGTCGGCATCAGCCCGCGGCTCGAGGGGGCCCGCAACCCCGTCGCCAACGACGATGCGGTCGTCGTGCGCCCCGGCGTGACGGTGCTCGTGCCCGTACTCGACAACGACACCGATCCTGACGGCTCGCCGCTCGCGGTCGTCGGTGTCGAGCCCAACGACCCCGCGCTCGACGCCGAGGTCGTCGAGGGACGCTTCGTGCGCGTCACGCCGCCTACAGCGCAGGGGACCTACGGCCTCGTCTACACGATCGAGAACCCGCTCGCGGGCCGCTCGCAGGCCTTCGTGACGGTCACGGTCGATCCGGATGCCCCGCTCACGCCGCCCGTCGCGCGCGACACCGTGCTCTCCCTGACCGACATCCTCGAGCAGGAGTCCGTCGCCGTCGACGTGCTCGCGCGCGTCTTCTTCTCCGAGGGGGAGACCGCCGACCTCGGTCTCGAGCTCGTGCCGGGATACGAGTCGGGAGCGGTCATCCAGCCCGACCGCCGCATCCTCGTCGAGGTGCGGGAGGAGCGGCAGATCATCCCGTTCCAGGTGGTGCACCCCGACGACCCCGCCGTGCGCTCGACCGCCTTTGTGTGGGTGCCCGGCACCGACGACGCGCTCCCGCAGCTCGACCGGCGCGCGGAGCGCATCGAGGTCGTGAGCGAGGAGTCGATCCTCATCGACATCAACGACTACGTGATCGCGGTCGGCGGCCAGCCCGTGCGTCTCACCGACACCGCGACCGTGCAGGCCTCGCGCTCCAATGGGGAGGACCCGGTCGTCGACGAGGACACGCTGCGGTTCACTTCCTCCGACCTGTACTTCGGCCCCGCCTCGCTCTCGTTCGAGGTCACCGACGGCGACTCGGCGACCGACCCCGACGGGCGCGTCGCGACGATCGTGCTGCCCATCACGGTCACGCCGCGCGAGAACCAGCCGCCCGTCCTCGTGGGCGCGCGCATCGAGCTCGAGCCTGGCCAGGAGGCCGAGCTCGACCTCGTCCGGGTCACGAGCTACCCGTACCCCGACGACATCGACGAGCTCGCCTACGGCATCATCGACGGCCCGACGCCGGGACTCGAGGCCGACCTGCTCGGGCAGCGGCTGCGCGTGAGCGTGCCGGCGAGCACGCCTCGCGGCACCACGACCGGGGTCACGCTCAGTGTGCGCGATGATGCCGCGCCGGGAACCCCGGGGCGCATCCAGGTGAGCGTCGTGCCCTCCACGCGCCCCCTCGCCGCCCCCGCGACCGATGCGGCCATCGCGCCACGAGGCGAGACCACCATCATCGACGTGCTCGCGAACGACCAGGCGACGAATCCGTTCCCCGGGCAGCCGCTGAGCGTGGTGGGCGTGCGCGGCCTCGACGGCGGTCTGCCTGCCGGCGTGCAGATCGAGCCGGTCAACGACGGTCAGAGTCTCGCCGTCACGGTCGGCGACTCTGCCGCGCCCATCGACACCAACCTCGAGTACCAGGTCGCCGACGCCACCGATGACCCGGAGCGCTACGTGTGGGGGTCGGTGCGCATCTCGGTGCAGGATGTGCCCGACCCCGTGACGAACCTCCGCGTGCAGAGCTACGGCGACCGGCAGCTCACGCTCGCGTGGGCGCCGGGATCATCCAACAACGCACCCATCGAGGGCTTCGAGGCGACCGTGACGACCGTCGAGTCCGGCTCATCGACCGTGGTGACGTGCGCGACCTCGCCGTGCACGGTGCCGACGGAGGGCAACGGCTCGTCGAACCGAGTGCGCGTGAGCGTCGTCGCGGTCAACGCGCAGGGCGACTCCGACCCGACCTCCCTCGCCGACCCGGTGTGGTCGGATCTCGTGCCGCCTGCCCCCTCGCTCCTCGGCGTCGCGCCGCTCGACGGCGGCCTGCGCATCGGCTGGACCAAGCCAGACCAGAGCGCGGGGGCCTCCCCCATTCGCAGCTACCGCATCACCGTGGGCTCCGTGTCGCGCACGCAGACGGTGTCGGCCTCGGACGCGGTCGGCACCGAGTACTGGCTCAACGTCGTGGACGCGGGCGCACTCGCCAACGGAACGTCCTACAGCGTGAGCGTGAGCGCACGCAACGACGCCTTCGGCGCCCTCACGAGCTGGAACTCGGCGCAGACGACCGGCACTCCGGCCGGGCCGCCGATCCCGACCGCGGCACCGACGGCCTCGGGATCGACCTCGGGCATGGGTATCGACGACCACGAGGTGACGGTCGCCTGGCCCTCGGCGTTCGCGGGCAACGGTCGCAGCGTGCAGGCCTACTACGTGTGGCTCGACGACTCGGGCTCCGCACCTGCCTGCACCGTCACGGGGGTCTCCGAGGGCTCGCCGAGCCACAGTGCTCCAGCCGGTGTGCGCGTGCTCGATGCCGGCACCAGCTCGACGGTCTTCACGGGCCTCTCCGCCGGCACCGAGTACCGTGCGGTCGTCTACGCCTACAACGGGCAGGGATGCACGGCGAGCGTCGAGGTCACGGCCGTGCCGCGCGCCACGCCCTCGCAAGTGGTCGCCGCATCGATCACTCCGGGCGTCGAGACCGACACCGGTCGGTGGAACTCCCGCGTGACGGGCGTGACGACCGAGGGCGGCGATCCCGTCGACCGCGTGCGCTATCGACTCGTGGGCGAGGGCGTCGATCCGGCGGAGTCGGCTCCTCTCGAATTGCCGATCGCGCTGACCGCGGGGTCGACCCACTACGGCGCCGTGCTGCAGGTGCAGTTCAGCGGGTGCCGGGTGTACCCCGAGATCACCGTGTGCGGCGAGTGGTCGGAGGCCGTGCCGCTCGAGACCGCGGTGCGCATCGACGCGACCGCGGAGTTCGCCGATATCTCGACCGGACCGCCCGACCGCAGCGTCGACGTCACCTGGTCGACGATCACGCCCGGTGCCGCGTACACGGCGGTGCAGTACGAGTGCCTGGGCGGTGAGGTCACGACCGACCCCGACGCGCCGGGCCAGTGCACCATCACGGCTGCGGCACCCGACGACCCCAGACTGGTCATCACCGTGACCGTCGGTTCCACCATCTACACCCGGGAGTACAGGCCATGA
- a CDS encoding AAA family ATPase — MTMTAEQARWFADITERVIANVERAVLGKSYVIRLSLTAMLSEGHLLLEDVPGTGKTSLARALAQSVRGTTTRVQFTPDLLPGDITGITVFDQRSGDFSFHRGPVFATIVLADEINRASPKTQSALLEVMEEGQVTIDGVSHDVEAPFLVIATQNPIEQAGTYRLPEAQLDRFLMKTAIGYPDHAATVRILEGAGGPRALVVDPVVELETVRDLISVARTVHVDPTITDYVARLVEATRAHDDVRLGASVRGALALVRCAKTFAATEGRHYVIPDDVKALAEPVLAHRLGLDPESEFDGVTPSAVISEVLVETPPPSERIAV; from the coding sequence ATGACGATGACCGCCGAGCAGGCGCGCTGGTTCGCCGACATCACCGAGCGCGTCATCGCGAACGTCGAGAGAGCGGTTCTCGGCAAGAGCTACGTGATTCGCTTGAGCCTCACGGCGATGCTCAGCGAAGGCCACCTGCTGCTCGAGGATGTACCCGGCACGGGGAAGACCTCGCTCGCGAGGGCGCTCGCGCAGAGCGTGCGAGGCACGACGACGCGCGTGCAGTTCACCCCGGACCTCCTGCCCGGCGATATCACGGGCATCACGGTGTTCGACCAGCGCAGCGGCGACTTCAGCTTCCACCGCGGCCCGGTGTTCGCGACGATCGTGCTCGCCGACGAGATCAACCGAGCGAGCCCCAAGACGCAGTCAGCGCTGCTCGAGGTCATGGAGGAGGGCCAGGTCACGATCGACGGCGTCTCGCACGACGTCGAAGCTCCCTTCCTCGTCATCGCCACCCAGAACCCCATCGAGCAGGCCGGTACCTACCGCCTCCCCGAAGCTCAGCTCGATCGGTTCCTCATGAAGACCGCGATCGGCTACCCCGACCACGCGGCGACCGTGCGCATCCTCGAAGGCGCAGGCGGCCCTCGAGCGCTCGTCGTCGACCCCGTCGTCGAACTGGAGACCGTACGCGACCTCATCTCCGTGGCGCGCACCGTGCACGTCGACCCGACGATCACCGACTACGTCGCACGCCTCGTCGAGGCGACGCGCGCGCACGACGACGTGCGTCTCGGCGCGAGCGTGCGCGGCGCACTCGCTCTCGTGCGCTGCGCGAAGACCTTCGCGGCGACCGAGGGGCGCCACTACGTCATCCCCGACGACGTCAAGGCGCTCGCGGAGCCTGTGCTCGCGCACCGTCTCGGTCTCGACCCCGAGTCGGAGTTCGATGGCGTGACCCCCTCCGCGGTGATCAGCGAGGTGCTCGTCGAGACGCCGCCGCCGAGCGAGCGGATCGCCGTGTGA
- a CDS encoding DUF58 domain-containing protein yields MTSPPSVRHSRGRSSEPGRRGPEEHSLGATVTTARTRIVGARTGPAADAVVAIVRVWRTARAGVSRAIAATSSVVTPLGWVVAALVPLALLGGYAWGWQELVVAGVVGASLALVALLYVVGSRRWTVALTPPPQRVAVGDPAQAGILVRNDSARRSFGTIVDLPVGTSVIPVPVPGLPAHGQALRSVDIPTDRRGRLTLGPVRTVRADPIGLVRRERLWTEAAEFVVHPRTIDIPSTSSGLVRDLEGQPTRDLTSSDLAFHALREYVPGDERRHIHWKSTAKTGTFMVRQFEQTRRSHLVVALSIASIDFGSDAEFELAVSVTGSLGARAIRDAREVSVVVSAITPEFAKRAVLAVDTLPTLTPNRLLDSLAVVEHSPSALGILDTSRLAGESARGISVAFLVVGSTVTASRLRTAAASFPPAVEVVALQCDPDHVPGRRRLGAFTVLTLGSLNDLRHAMRGGDS; encoded by the coding sequence GTGACGTCCCCTCCCTCCGTGCGGCACTCGCGCGGCCGCAGCTCGGAGCCCGGCCGCCGCGGGCCCGAGGAGCACTCGCTCGGTGCCACGGTCACGACGGCCCGCACGCGCATCGTCGGCGCTCGCACGGGCCCCGCGGCGGATGCCGTCGTGGCCATCGTGCGGGTATGGCGCACGGCGCGCGCCGGAGTCTCGCGGGCGATCGCCGCGACGTCCTCCGTCGTCACGCCGCTCGGCTGGGTCGTTGCCGCGCTCGTTCCGCTCGCGCTGCTCGGGGGCTATGCCTGGGGCTGGCAGGAGCTCGTCGTCGCGGGTGTCGTCGGCGCCTCGCTCGCGCTCGTCGCACTTCTCTACGTCGTCGGCAGTCGTCGATGGACGGTCGCGCTCACCCCTCCACCTCAGCGCGTCGCCGTCGGCGATCCGGCGCAGGCGGGCATCCTGGTGCGCAATGACAGCGCGCGGCGCTCCTTCGGCACGATCGTCGACCTGCCCGTCGGCACCTCCGTCATCCCGGTGCCCGTGCCCGGTCTTCCCGCGCACGGGCAGGCCCTGCGCAGCGTCGACATCCCCACCGACCGCCGCGGGCGGCTCACTCTCGGCCCGGTGCGCACGGTGCGCGCCGACCCCATCGGCCTCGTTCGGCGCGAGCGGCTCTGGACGGAGGCGGCGGAATTCGTCGTGCACCCTCGCACGATCGACATCCCCTCCACCTCGAGCGGGCTCGTGCGCGACCTCGAAGGCCAACCGACGCGCGATCTGACGTCGAGCGACCTCGCCTTCCATGCGCTGCGTGAGTACGTGCCCGGCGACGAGCGCCGACACATCCACTGGAAGTCGACGGCGAAGACGGGCACCTTCATGGTGCGGCAGTTCGAGCAGACCAGGCGCAGCCACCTCGTGGTGGCGCTGAGCATCGCCAGCATCGACTTCGGCTCCGACGCCGAGTTCGAACTCGCCGTAAGCGTCACGGGCAGCCTCGGTGCTCGCGCCATCCGCGATGCGCGCGAAGTCTCCGTCGTGGTGAGCGCGATCACTCCGGAGTTCGCCAAGCGCGCGGTGCTCGCCGTCGACACCCTTCCGACCCTCACGCCGAACCGTCTGCTCGACTCCCTCGCCGTCGTCGAGCACAGCCCCTCGGCGCTCGGAATCCTCGACACCTCTCGGCTCGCGGGCGAGAGCGCGCGCGGCATCTCCGTCGCGTTCCTCGTCGTCGGCTCGACCGTCACCGCATCGCGACTGCGCACCGCGGCGGCGAGCTTCCCGCCGGCAGTGGAGGTCGTCGCGCTCCAGTGCGACCCCGATCATGTGCCCGGTCGTCGTCGACTCGGAGCCTTCACGGTGCTCACGCTCGGCTCGCTGAACGACCTGCGCCACGCCATGCGGGGTGGAGACTCGTGA